From Uloborus diversus isolate 005 chromosome 8, Udiv.v.3.1, whole genome shotgun sequence, a single genomic window includes:
- the LOC129228585 gene encoding protein NYNRIN-like, which yields MIDRFSRWVEAVPMADQSAETVARGMISTWISRFGIPQRITSDQGRQFESQIFSSLSKYFGFQKSRTTAYHPQSNGLLERQHRTIKASLRCHLQQSKSWVDALPLVLLGLRSALKEDIGYSSAELLYGSPLRLPGEFVDTIPNVTHSEFVQRLQSIIRNLKPSATTTHDFLQ from the coding sequence ATGATTGATCGTTTTTCGAGATGGGTTGAAGCTGTTCCTATGGCAGATCAATCAGCAGAAACAGTTGCAAGAGGCATGATCTCAACCTGGATTTCACGCTTTGGAATACCGCAACGTATTACGTCTGACCAAGGACGTCAGTTCGAAAGTCAAATCTTCTCATCTTTGAGCAAATACTTCGGGTTTCAAAAATCCAGAACAACAGCCTACCACCCACAATCGAACGGACTGCTTGAGCGACAACACAGGACTATTAAGGCAAGCTTGAGATGTCATTTACAACAAAGCAAATCTTGGGTTGACGCTTTACCTTTGGTTCTCCTCGGATTGCGTTCTGCACTGAAAGAAGACATAGGATACTCTTCAGCCGAGCTCCTTTACGGAAGTCCTCTACGTTTACCCGGAGAGTTTGTTGACACCATTCCTAATGTCACGCATTCAGAGTTTGTACAAAGGCTACAAAGTATTATCCGCAACCTAAAACCTTCTGCAACGACTACCCATG